A window of Geothrix edaphica genomic DNA:
GAGGAGGGCGGTACCACGCCCGCCTGGTGGCCCCGGATCCACAGCTTCGCCGTGGGGCTGAAGGGCGCGCCGGACCTGGCTCCCGCCCGTCTGGTGGCAGACCACATCGGCGCCATCCACCACGAGCTCCACTTCACGGTGCAGGAGGGGCTGGATGCTCTCTCGGACGTGATCCACCACCTGGAGACCTTCGACATCACGACCATCCGGGCCTCCACGCCCATGTACCTCATGATGCGGAAGATCCGGGCCATGGGCATCAAGATGGTGCTCTCCGGCGAAGGCGCGGACGAGATCTTCGGCGGCTACCTCTACTTCCACAAGGCCCCGGACGGCCCGGAGCTGCACGCCGAGACGGTGCGCAAGCTCCAGAAGCTGCACCTCTACGACTGCGCCCGGGCCAATAAGTCCAGCGCGGCCTGGGGCGTGGAAGCCCGGGTGCCCTTTCTCGACCGCGACTTCCTCGACGTGGCCATGCGGCTGGATCCTGCGGTGAAGCTGCCCCGGAATGCGCCCCGGCCCCGGCCCATCGAGAAATACCCTCTGCGGAAGGCCTTCGAAGGGCTCATCCCGGAGGAGGTGCTCTGGCGGCAGAAGGAACAGTTCTCAGACGGCGTGGGCTACGCCTGGATCGATGCCCTCAAGGCCACCGCCGAGCGCGAGATCAGTGACGTCATGTTGCGGGGCGCGGCGGAGCGCTTCCCCGTCAAGACTCCGGAAACCAAGGAGGCCTACTTCTACCGCCAGATGTTCGAGCACCACTTCCCCAGCGCCACGGCCGTGAACTGCGTACCCTTCGAGCGCAGCGTAGCCTGCAGCACGGAGACGGCCCTGCGCTGGGACGCCTCGTTCGCGAAGATGGCCGATCCATCTGGCCGGGCGGTCACTGGCATCCACGACCAGGGGTACCGGGATGAAGTTCGGTGATTTCCTCCGCGGTATCATGTCTGGATTGGACGTCAGACATGGCAACCCCTTCCGAGAGGCGGCGATTCCGCCGCGTTCCAATCACCTACCGGGTGAAACTGGTGGTCGAGGACCGGATCATTGCCTACCCCACCGCCATCGACATCAGCATGGGTAGCATCCTGTTGGGCGGCACCGAGCGCCTGCCCCTTGGGAGCCCGTGCGGCGTGGCCATCCTGCTGGCAGAGGGGGAGTCCGGGCAGCGGGTCGTGGCGAGGGGGACCGTGGTGCGGTCCGACTCCCGGGGCATGGCCGTCGCCTTTTCCAAGTCCCTCGACGCAGACAGCGAGAACGCGCTCCGGGCCCTCATCCATTCGCTGTCGCCCGGAGCTGAAGGGGTGGTCGAGCCGGAGCCCGGGCCAGCGGGCGATCAAGCCCCCCGTTCAACCAAGCAGGCGAAGCGTTCATGACAACACCTGGAAGCCTGGAGCGTACGATGCAGGACCCTGAAGCCTCGCTGGCCCGCCTGATGGGCTACATCAAGCCCGGCTCCGGCGCCCGGGGCCCCGTCGAAGGCGGATGGGAGCCGCCCCCCTTCGACCGGTACGAGGACATCCGCGAATGGCTGAAGGAATCCGTCATGAGCGCCACCATGTACGAGCGGTTCCCGGACGGCCGCTGGACCATCCAGCTGCTGCTGAAGGAGCAGGAACCCGGGATCTACCGGTACATCGTGCTGTGAGTCCGGCCAAGACCATGCCCCCGTGGACTGCCCTCTGATGGCCCGATTCCGGTCCACCCTTCTCCGAGTCCTGGCCCTGGCCGGAATGGCGCTGGTGGCGGCTCTGATCGCGAACAGCCTCGCCTCCCCCGCGCGCCGCCTGGCCTGGGTCCGGTCGAGCCTGCCGCCTGCCACCGCCGCGCCCAGGGTCGAGAAGATCCAGCCTCCCCTGCCCGGCTCCGGCCTCCCCATCGTCCCGGAGTCGAAGGTCGGCCACCCGATCCATCCTGGCCACCTCCCGTCGTCGCGGCCGGCGCCCTCTCCCGCCCCTGCCGCTGCGCCGGCAGCAGAGACGTCTCCCTCCAGCCCCATCCTCGACATCAGCGCCGAGGAGGCCTGGCGGGCGTTCCAGTCCGGAACCCCCTTCCTGGATGCCCGGCGAGGCTCCGAATTCGCCGAGGGCCACATCGCCGGTGCCTGGAGCACCCCGGTGTGGGAATCGGACCTGGACGACCGCCTGCTCTCCTTCAAGGCCGCGCGCCGGCCGGGCTCGGAGGATCCCATCGTCATCTACTGCAGCGGCGGTGACTGCCGGGATTCCCACCTCCTCGCCGAGAAGCTGCTGGGAGAGGGCTACTTCCACTTGCTCATCTTCCATGATGGCTACCCGGCCTGGGTGGCCCAGGGGCGCCCCATCGGGAAGGGCCGGCCATGAAGGCCCGCCTCTGGCCTTGGCTCCTGCACCCCAGGTTGACCCTGGCCGCCCGGATTGCCCTGGGTCTGGTCTTCATCGCGGCAGCCCTGCCCAAGATCGGGGATCCGCCGGGCTTCGCCAAGGCCATCTGGGCCTACCAGCTGGTGCCTGGCCCGACCCTGAATCCCATGGCCCTCGTCCTTCCCTGGCTGGAACTGCTCTGTGGGCTGGGGCTCGCCCTGGGGATCTGGGTCCGCGCCGCCGCCACATGGGCCGCGATGCTGCTCCTGGCCTTCGGCCTGGCGCTCGCCATCAACCTCGCCCGCCACCATCCAGTAGATTGCGGCTGCTTCGGCGCCACCGCACACCGGACGGACGCCGAACGCCTGACAGACATGCGGTGGTCCCTGCTGCGCGATGCCGGCTTGCTGCTCCTGGCCGCCCAGATCTTCCTGGCCGCCGCTCCCAGAAAGAACTGACGCCCCAAACCGGCGCGGTCTGGGGCGCGATTCCACTCGTCTGGTGCGGTCGATCCGCTTATTGGATCACTCCAAGTTCCCGACCCACCTTGGTGAAGGCGGCGATGGCTTTGTCCAGGTCTGCGCGGGTGTGGGCGGCGCTCATCTGCGTGCGGATGCGGGCCTGGCCCTTGGGCACCACGGGGAAGAAGAAGCCGATGACGTAGACGCCCTCGTCCAGCAGGCGCTTGGCGAACTCCTGGGCCAGGGGCGCCTCGTAGAGCATGACGGGCACGATGGGATGCTCGCCCGGCAGCAGCTTGAAGCCGGCCTTCTCCATGCCGGCCCTGAAGTAGCGGGCGTTCTCGTGCACCTGCTTGATGAGGCCCTGGCTGTTCTTGAGCAGGTCCAGCACCTTCAGCGTGGCCGCGACGATGGCGGGCGCCACGGAATTCGAGAACAGGTAGGGGCGGGCCTTTTGCCGCAGCCAGTCGATGGCCACCTGCCTGGCGGCGATGTAGCCGCCGGAGGCGCCGCCCAGGGCCTTGCCGAAGGTGCCCGTCATGAAGTCGATGCGCCCCATGACGCCGCAGTGCTCGTGCGTCCCCCGGCCGTTGGCACCCATGAAGCCCACGGCGTGGCTGTCGTCCACCATGACCATGGCGCCGTGTTTCTCCGCCAGGTCGCAGATCTCCGCGAGCTTGGCGATGTAGCCATCCATGCTGAAGACGCCATCCGTCACCACCAGCTTGAACCGGGCGCCAGCGGCGTCGGCGGCTTTCAGCTGGGCCTCCAGGTCGACCATGTCGGAATTGGCGTAGCGGAAGCGCTGGGCCTTGCAGAGGCGGATGCCGTCGATGATGGAGGCGTGGTTCAGCGCGTCGCTGATGATGGCGTCCTCCTCGCCCAGGAGCCCCTCGAAGATGGCGCCGTTGGCATCAAAGCAGGAGGAATACAGCTGCGTATCCTCGAAGCCCAGGAAGGCCGCCAGCTTCTGCTCCAACTCCCGGTGGATGTCCTGGGTGCCGCAGATGAAGCGCAC
This region includes:
- a CDS encoding PilZ domain-containing protein translates to MATPSERRRFRRVPITYRVKLVVEDRIIAYPTAIDISMGSILLGGTERLPLGSPCGVAILLAEGESGQRVVARGTVVRSDSRGMAVAFSKSLDADSENALRALIHSLSPGAEGVVEPEPGPAGDQAPRSTKQAKRS
- the asnB gene encoding asparagine synthase B — its product is MCGILTILDIDPSRSNPAELRRQALAMARKIRHRGPDWSGIYSDDWAILVHERLSIVDVEHGAQPLVDTLQGTVLAVNGEIYNHRELRHGLGEAHDFQTLSDCEVILYLYDELAPKDFLNRMNGIFAFVLYDPKRETYLIARDPIGVIPLYLGWDREDRLYVASEMKALVSHCERIREFPPGHFFLGHEADKGFQRYYEPDWAEPGYVPDTPYDPTALRAALESAVRRQLMCDVPYGVLISGGVDSSLVAAIAAQYRDGRVEEGGTTPAWWPRIHSFAVGLKGAPDLAPARLVADHIGAIHHELHFTVQEGLDALSDVIHHLETFDITTIRASTPMYLMMRKIRAMGIKMVLSGEGADEIFGGYLYFHKAPDGPELHAETVRKLQKLHLYDCARANKSSAAWGVEARVPFLDRDFLDVAMRLDPAVKLPRNAPRPRPIEKYPLRKAFEGLIPEEVLWRQKEQFSDGVGYAWIDALKATAEREISDVMLRGAAERFPVKTPETKEAYFYRQMFEHHFPSATAVNCVPFERSVACSTETALRWDASFAKMADPSGRAVTGIHDQGYRDEVR
- a CDS encoding MauE/DoxX family redox-associated membrane protein, which gives rise to MKARLWPWLLHPRLTLAARIALGLVFIAAALPKIGDPPGFAKAIWAYQLVPGPTLNPMALVLPWLELLCGLGLALGIWVRAAATWAAMLLLAFGLALAINLARHHPVDCGCFGATAHRTDAERLTDMRWSLLRDAGLLLLAAQIFLAAAPRKN
- a CDS encoding rhodanese-like domain-containing protein, which encodes MARFRSTLLRVLALAGMALVAALIANSLASPARRLAWVRSSLPPATAAPRVEKIQPPLPGSGLPIVPESKVGHPIHPGHLPSSRPAPSPAPAAAPAAETSPSSPILDISAEEAWRAFQSGTPFLDARRGSEFAEGHIAGAWSTPVWESDLDDRLLSFKAARRPGSEDPIVIYCSGGDCRDSHLLAEKLLGEGYFHLLIFHDGYPAWVAQGRPIGKGRP
- a CDS encoding glycine C-acetyltransferase translates to MNPAYLAHLTREIEQLKEAGLYKTERIITSPQQPQMQANGKDVVCLCANNYLGLANHPEVIEAGKKVMDGHGFGMASVRFICGTQDIHRELEQKLAAFLGFEDTQLYSSCFDANGAIFEGLLGEEDAIISDALNHASIIDGIRLCKAQRFRYANSDMVDLEAQLKAADAAGARFKLVVTDGVFSMDGYIAKLAEICDLAEKHGAMVMVDDSHAVGFMGANGRGTHEHCGVMGRIDFMTGTFGKALGGASGGYIAARQVAIDWLRQKARPYLFSNSVAPAIVAATLKVLDLLKNSQGLIKQVHENARYFRAGMEKAGFKLLPGEHPIVPVMLYEAPLAQEFAKRLLDEGVYVIGFFFPVVPKGQARIRTQMSAAHTRADLDKAIAAFTKVGRELGVIQ